The proteins below come from a single Melitaea cinxia chromosome 9, ilMelCinx1.1, whole genome shotgun sequence genomic window:
- the LOC123656238 gene encoding cytochrome P450 315a1, mitochondrial, which translates to MSHPKPLPIIGTKLDLILGGSGKKLHEFIDNRHKQLGPIYAERLVGSAELVFISDPVLIKSLFMNLEGKYPIHLLPEPWTVYEKIHGSHRGLFFMNGEEWLLSRRIVNKHLLRENTDDWIRPPIRNTVEGFVKTIRNRILSNGYLFKDMETELYHLSTNVIISVLLGTNSLSRSRQYEELLSLFATSVKKIFETTTRLYAWPVEWCHRFNLKAWRDFKESVELSLYLAKKMANEMIRHSNQSNGLVNRLIQDGMKEEIITRIIADFIIAAGDTTAYTTLWILWLLSKNDEVVQNIRSKDDTYVKCVVKEAMRMYPVAPFLTRILTQDTVLGKYELNKGTPIIASIYTSGRNDDNFSEPNLFLPYRWDKNDQRAASLINHNPSASLPFAMGARSCIGKKMAMIQLTEIVNQIVKNFNFECVNKNKINCITSQVLVPDKPIELFFTMKVDQN; encoded by the exons ATGTCGCATCCAAAGCCATTGCCAATTATCGGCACAAAGTTAGATCTTATACTTGGAGGCAGTGGAAAAAA ATTGCACGAGTTCATTGATAATCGCCACAAACAATTAGGCCCCATATATGCAGAACGCCTTGTCGGTAGCGCAGAACTCGTTTTTATAAGTGATCCCGTGTTGATAAAATCGCTTTTTATGAACCTCGAAGGTAAATATCCGATTCATTTATTACCTGAACCGTGGACAGTTTATGAGAAAATTCATGGATCGCACAGGGGTCTATTCTTTATGAATGGCGAAGAATGGTTATTAAGTCGGCGAATTgtgaataaacatttattaagaGAGAATACTGACGACTGGATTAGACCTCCAATTCGAAACACTGTAGAAGGGTTTGTAAAAACAATTAGAAACAGGATATTAAGCAACGGTTATCTCTTTAAGGATATGGAAACTGAATTATATCATCTTTCTACAAATG ttattaTTAGTGTATTATTGGGTACTAACAGTCTTTCACGTAGTCGACAATACGAAGAACTATTATCATTATTTGCGACTtccgtaaaaaaaatttttgaaacgACAACAAGACTGTATGCATGGCCAGTTGAGTGGTGTcatcgttttaatttaaaagcttGGAGAGATTTTAAGGAATCTGTTGAGTTATCTCTGTATTTAG CAAAGAAAATGGCCAATGAAATGATAAGACATAGCAACCAAAGTAATGGACTAGTTAATCGATTGATTCAAGATGGCATGAAAGAGGAAATTATAACTAGAATAATTGCTGACTTTATTATAGCAGCTGGTGATACC ACAGCATATACAACTTTATGGATTCTTTGGCTGTTATCTAAAAACGATGAAGTTGTACAGAATATTCGTTCAAAGGATGATACATATGTTAAGTGTGTTGTTAAAGAGGCGATGAGGATGTACCCTGTTGCTCCATTTTTAACAAGAATTTTAACACAAGACACAGTTTTAGGAAAATATGAACTCAATAAAGGg ACACCTATCATAGCTTCAATTTATACTTCGGGGCGGAATGACGATAATTTTTCTGaaccaaatttatttttaccatATCGTTGGGATAAAAATGACCAACGGGCGGCAAGTTTAATCAATCATAACCCTTCAGCATCTCTACCTTTTGCTATGGGAGCACGCTCTTGTATAGGAAAAAAGATGGCTATGATACAATTAACAGAAATAGTTAATCAG ATTgtgaaaaactttaattttgaatGTGTGAATAAGAATAAGATAAATTGTATCACTTCACAAGTGTTAGTACCAGATAAACCTATAGAACTGTTTTTTACTATGAAGGTTgatcaaaactaa
- the LOC123656501 gene encoding 26S proteasome non-ATPase regulatory subunit 2, which produces MTIKNKTEETKKETTDPAPAPNDDLSEEDKRLQEELNMLVEKLVGNEVDLYLPALQMLTNLIRTSTTSMTSVPKPLKFLREHYPALKLVYEKIEDEKTKKYCADVVSVLAMGVSGSPDAAEKRECLKYCMLGTMSNVGEWGHEYVRQLEGEIAEEWNVDNMNTLLPLVRDVVAFDMQHSAEIQACDLLMEIDRLDLLSQHMDQSNYPRVCHYLIGCASYVVEPESTQILQGVLDTYLRFGEYPRALLVAMQLHDKAKSEEVFNACNDPLIKKQLCYMLARQYVPLDLEDEDLRTILLNAHINDHFLSLARELDIMEPKTPEEVYKTWLESAGSALRPSLLAEHPIDSARQNLSATFVNAFVNAGFGRDKLVTTEDGNKWMYKNKDHGMLSAAASLGMIHLWDVDGGLTPIDKYLYTSEEHIKAGALLALGLVNCGVRNECDPALALLSDYVLHSSVNLRIGSVLGLGIAYAGTQREDVLSHLLPVLADAAAPPEVCALAALAAGLIAVGSCNGEVTCAIIQRLIDDNKDLHSSTYVRFLHLGLGLCFLGCKERTEATMAALEVLPEPQQSLCQTTLSMCAYAATGDVLVVQQMLHICSKHYETDNEQSSAEDTAFKKQDKKESKESGSSASGSKDDKSKSKSKEGKGKDKEKEKEKEANKELSAVQAVATLGVAVIAMAEETGAEMCTRIFGQLGRYGEPAVRRAVPLAIALCSISNPQLAVIDVLNKYSHDSDNDVAYNAIFAMGLVGAGTNNARLATMLRALALYHGKSPVHLFMVRLAQGLCHAGKGTVTLSPLHADRRLVNQPALAGLLVVLTAFLDCKNIILGKSHYLLYVLATAMQPRWLVTLDENLQPLNVSVRVGQAVDVIGKAGTPKTIAGSHTHTTPVLLSFGERAELATDEYIPLSPVMEGFVILKKNEDSVMAAVQ; this is translated from the exons atgactataaaaaataaaacggaagaaacaaaaaaagagaCGACTGATCCTGCACCAGCACCTAACGATGAtttg tCAGAAGAAGATAAACGCCTCCAAGAAGAACTTAATATGCTGGTTGAAAAGCTTGTG GGTAACGAAGTTGACCTCTACTTACCAGCTCTACAAATGCTAACCAACCTCATAAGAACATCTACAACATCTATGACTTCGGTACCAAAACCATTAAAATTTCTAAGAGAGCACTACCCAGCACTTAAGCTTGTATATGAGAAAATAGAGGATGAAAAGACAAAGAAATATTGTGCTGATGTAGTCTCGGTACTCGCCATGGGTGTCAGTGGCTCTCCT gATGCTGCCGAAAAACGAGAATGCCTCAAATATTGTATGCTAGGAACCATGTCAAATGTTGGAGAATGGGGTCATGAGTATGTCAG gcaACTGGAAGGCGAGATAGCTGAAGAATGGAATGTTGATAACATGAACACATTATTGCCATTGGTCCGAGATGTTGTGGCCTTTGACATGCAGCATTCTGCTGAGATTCAAGCATGTGATTTGCTTATGGAAATTGATCGTTTAGACCTTCTCTCCCAGCATATGGATCAAAGTAATTATCCTCGTGTATGTCATTATTTAATTGG CTGTGCCAGTTATGTAGTGGAGCCAGAATCAACACAGATTTTGCAGGGTGTATTAGACACCTACTTGCGCTTTGGAGAGTATCCTCGTGCTTTGCTTGTGGCTATGCAGCTCCATGACAAAGCTAAAAGTGAAGAAGTTTTTAATGCCTGTAATGATcc ATTGATCAAAAAACAATTATGCTATATGCTAGCACGACAATATGTACCCTTAGATTTGGAAGATGAAGACCTGCGAACAATCCTTTTAAATGCTCATATAAATGATCATTTTCTAAGTTTAGCCAGAGAA cttGATATTATGGAACCCAAAACTCCAGAAGAAGTTTATAAAACATGGTTAGAATCAGCTGGATCGGCACTGCGGCCATCACTGCTTGCCGAACACCCAATAGATTCTGCCCGACAAAATCTCTCAGCCACTTTTGTCAATGCATTTGTGAATGCTGGGTTTGGTCGAGATAAATTAGTCACTACCGAAGATGGTAACAAGtggatgtataaaaataaagatcatG GCATGCTGTCGGCCGCGGCGTCGCTCGGCATGATCCACCTGTGGGACGTGGACGGCGGCCTGACGCCCATCGACAAGTACCTGTACACGTCCGAGGAGCACATCAAGGCGGGCGCGCTGCTAGCGCTGGGGCTCGTCAACTGCGGCGTGCGCAACGAGTGCGACCCCGCGCTGGCGCTGCTCTCCGACTACGTGCTGCACTCCAGCGTGAACCTGAGGATCGGCAGCGTTCTGG GCCTGGGCATCGCGTACGCGGGCACGCAGCGCGAGGACGTGCTGTCGCACCTGCTGCCCGTGCTGGCGGACGCGGCCGCGCCGCCCGAGGTgtgcgcgctggcggcgctggcggcCGGCCTCATCGCCGTCGGCTCCTGCAACGGAGAA GTAACCTGTGCAATTATTCAGCGACTCATCGACGATAACAAAGATCTACATTCTTCTACATATGTTAGATTTTTACATTTAGGCTTGGGATTATGTTTCCTTG GCTGCAAGGAGCGCACGGAGGCGACGATGGCGGCGCTGGAGGTGCTGCCGGAGCCGCAGCAGTCGCTGTGCCAGACCACGCTGTCCATGTGCGCGTACGCTGCCACCGGCGACGTGCTGGTCGTGCAGCAGATGCTGCACATCTGCTCCAAGCACTACGAAACCGAC AACGAACAATCGTCGGCCGAAGATACCGCTTTTAAGAAACAGGACAAAAAAGAATCTAAAGAGAGCGGAAGCTCCGCTAGTGGATCGAAAGATGATAAGAGCAAAA GCAAATCAAAGGAAGGCAAAGGCAAAGATAAAGAAAAGGAGAAGGAAAAAGAAGCTAACAAAGAATTATCTGCGGTACAAGCCGTAGCCACACTCGGAGTGGCCGTCATCGCGATGGCAGAGGAGACCGGCGCTGAAATGTGCACACGCATATTTGGGCAGTTG GGGCGCTACGGCGAGCCGGCCGTGCGGCGCGCCGTGCCGCTGGCCATCGCGCTGTGCTCCATCTCCAACCCGCAGCTGGCCGTCATCGACGTGCTCAACAAATACTCGCACGACTCCGACAACGACGTCGCCTACAACGCCATCTTCGCCATGGGCCTCGTCGGCGCCGGCACCAACAATGCCAG ACTGGCGACGATGCTGCGCGCGCTGGCGCTGTACCACGGCAAGTCGCCGGTGCACCTGTTCATGGTGCGGCTGGCGCAGGGCCTGTGCCACGCGGGCAAGGGCACGGTGACGCTGAGCCCGCTGCACGCCGACCGCCGCCTCGTCAACCAGCCCGCGCTCGCCGGCCTGCTCGTTGTGCTCACCGCCTTCCTGGACTGCAAGAACA TTATTCTCGGAAAATCTCACTACCTCTTGTATGTGCTGGCGACAGCGATGCAACCTCGCTGGCTCGTGACACTTGATGAAAATCTTCAGCCTCTTAATGTTAGTGTGCGCGTTGGACag gcTGTAGATGTTATTGGCAAAGCAGGAACACCAAAAACTATTGCTGGCTCTCATACACACACTACACCTGTATTGCTGTCATTTGGTGAACGAGCAGAGCTAGCCACTGATGAGTACATTCCTCTCTCCCCTGTTATGGAAGGCTTTGTTATCCTCAAGAAGAACGAAGACAGCGTCATGGCAGCCGTTCAATAA
- the LOC123656502 gene encoding PRKR-interacting protein 1 homolog → MSKKGEKESAEEKKPIIIKNATDLQRLKLEKLMKNPDKPVVIPEGPKQKSLPPPPDFVRNVMGSSAGAGSGEFHVYRHLRRKEYARQKFIQEKSEKEKLDEEYQRKIEENKRIAEEKTAKKRAKRLKKKQKARLKAKKPKVIDNSKSNESSQSNTSDDSDEEVTKHSDNNFTTNDNN, encoded by the exons ATGAGCAAGAAAGGTGAAAAAGAGTCCGCAGAAGAAAAGAAACCtatcattataaaaaatgctACGGATCTTCAAAGATTAAAActagaaaaattaatgaaaaatccA GATAAGCCGGTGGTAATACCAGAAGGACCAAAACAAAAGTCTTTGCCTCCTCCACCAGACTTTGTTAGGAACGTTATGGGATCTAGTGCTGGGGCAGGCTCTGGAGAATTCCATGTTTATAGACATCTTAGAAGAAAGGAATATGCTAGACAAAAATTTATACAAGAAAAAAGTGAAAAG gaaaaGCTTGATGAagaatatcaaagaaaaatagaagaaaataaaagaattgcTGAAGAAAAAACAGCCAAGAAAAGAGCCAAaaggttaaaaaagaaacaaaaggcaaGATTAAAAGCAAAAAAACCAAAAGTCATTGATAATTCCAAGTCCAATGAATCTTCACAGTCCAACACCAGTGATGATTCTGACGAGGAAGTAACAAAACATAGTGATAACAATTTTACTACAAACGACAATAACtaa